From Nicotiana tabacum cultivar K326 chromosome 20, ASM71507v2, whole genome shotgun sequence, one genomic window encodes:
- the LOC107769084 gene encoding HIPL1 protein — protein MNNQLNLLFSFICLLLYSFFNPSSSLPLCTDLRAPAIPQKPLAFCPYNGRVCCDSSKDLQLQKLFEGMNITDDTACSSAVKSILCSTCDQFSAELFKVKSRPRPVPVLCNSTATSENSFCSSVWDSCQNIPITNSPFAPSLKTKAGESQNSNSSLLTDFWQSKNDFCEAFGGNSDKDSLCFSGEQVLLEKNETLQPPNGMCLEKIADGAYLNMVPHPDGSNRAFFSNQPGKIWLATIPEQDSEEAMELDESSPFADLTDDVYLDARFGMMGMAFHPNFDKNGRFFASFNCDKAKSPRCAGRCACNSDVGCDPSKINSDDNKQPCQYHTVVAEFSVNGIAPNPSKAEKAKPSEVRRIFTMGLPFTANHGGQILIGPEDGYLYIMMGDGGSKGDSFNFAQNKKSLLGKIMRVDIDNIPSQEEISDLGHWGNYSVPRDNPYSQDKDLQPEIWALGLRDPWRCSFDSERPSYFICADVGQDQYEEVDIITRGGNYGWSMYEGPFRFKNASADDSMDPIFPVLGYNHSDINKEVGSAAISGGYVYRSKTDPCIYGSYLYGDLYAKNFWAAQENPYNSGNFTTRGIPFSCAHDSPLNCSSVPNSPLPALGYIFSFGQDNRKDTYVLTSTGVYRVVRPSRCNYTCSKEIVRAAESPGPSAPSDGHIAKPDFCLVLVLYCLLHLTSFIL, from the exons ATGAATAACCAACTTAATCTGCTGTTCTCATTCATTTGTCTCCTTCTGTATAGCTTCTTCAATCCATCTTCTTCACTCCCTTTATGCACAGACTTGA GAGCACCTGCTATTCCACAGAAGCCTTTGGCCTTTTGTCCATATAATGGAAGAGTCTGTTGTGACTCTTCAAAAGATCTGCAATTGCAGAAGCTTTTTGAGGGTATGAATATAACTGATGATACAGCATGTAGTTCTGCTGTGAAGTCAATACTCTGCTCA ACATGTGATCAGTTCTCAGCAGAGTTGTTTAAGGTGAAATCAAGGCCAAGACCAGTCCCTGTTCTTTGCAATTCAACTGCTACATCAGAGAATAGCTTTTGTTCATCTGTTTGGGATTCTTGCCAAAACATACCAATAACAAATTCTCCTTTTGCACCATCCTTGAAAACCAAAGCAGGAGAGAGCCAAAACTCAAACTCCTCCTTGTTAACAGACTTCTGGCAATCGAAAAACGATTTTTGTGAAGCATTTGGTGGAAATTCTGATAAAGATTCATTATGTTTCAGTGGAGAACAGGTTTTACTCGAGAAAAATGAAACTTTACAGCCTCCCAATGGTATGTGTTTAGAGAAGATTGCTGATGGAGCTTACCTCAATATGGTTCCTCATCCTGATGGATCGAACCGCGCATTTTTCTCCAATCAGCCTGGAAAAATTTGGTTAGCAACAATACCAGAACAAGACTCAGAAGAAGCAATGGAACTTGATGAATCAAGTCCATTTGCTGATTTAACAGATGATGTTTATTTAGATGCAAGATTTGGGATGATGGGAATGGCTTTTCATCCAAACTTTGACAAGAATGGAAGGTTCTTTGCATCATTTAACTGTGACAAAGCTAAGTCTCCTAGATGTGCTGGAAGATGTGCTTGTAATTCAGATGTTGGTTGTGACCCTTCAAAGATAAACTCAGATGATAATAAGCAGCCATGTCAATATCATACTGTTGTTGCAGAGTTCAGTGTTAATGGGATTGCACCAAATCCATCCAAG GCGGAGAAGGCGAAACCATCAGAAGTGAGAAGAATATTTACAATGGGGCTCCCATTTACAGCTAATCATGGAGGACAAATACTCATTGGCCCTGAAGATGGATATCTCTACATTATGATGGGAGATGGTGGTAGCAAGGGTGATTCTTTCAATTTTGCTCAAAATAAGAAGTCCTTGCTAGGAAAAATTATGAGGGTTGATATCGATAACATACCAA GTCAAGAAGAAATATCAGACCTTGGACATTGGGGTAACTATTCAGTTCCTCGAGATAATCCTTATTCACAAGACAAGGATTTGCAGCCTGAAATTTGGGCTCTAGGATTGAGAGATCCTTGGCGCTGTAGCTTCGATTCAGAAAGGCCTTCTTACTTCATCTGCGCGGATGTTGGCCAG GATCAATATGAAGAAGTTGACATCATCACAAGAGGGGGAAACTATGGATGGAGCATGTACGAAGGTCCTTTCCGCTTTAAAAATGCTTCAGCTGATGATTCTATGGATCCCATCTTCCCAGTATTAGGATACAACCATTCTGATATAAATAAAGAGGTTGGATCTGCAGCTATCTCAGGTGGCTATGTTTATCGCTCCAAGACTGATCCCTGCATATATGGAAG TTACCTATATGGAGATTTGTATGCTAAGAATTTCTGGGCAGCTCAAGAAAATCCATACAATAGTGGGAACTTTACAACAAGAGGCATACCATTTAGTTGTGCTCATGATTCCCCTCTCAACTGCAGCTCAGTACCCAATAGTCCATTGCCTGCTTTAGGTTACATATTCTCATTTGGACAGGATAACAGAAAGGATACCTATGTTTTAACAAGCACCGGCGTATACAGAGTGGTTCGTCCAAGTCGCTGCAACTACACTTGCTCGAAGGAGATAGTGAGGGCTGCTGAGAGCCCAGGTCCCTCTGCACCTTCAGATGGTCACATTGCTAAACCAGATTTCTGCTTGGTCCTTGTTCTTTACTGCCTGCTGCATTTGACTAGCTTTATCTTGTAG
- the LOC107769083 gene encoding uncharacterized protein LOC107769083, with translation MRRCSIFVFSYHCQLLSYHQYLGSVIKHTSFSCFSTNCAVEKLSFLPLTAARPFPDYSPKKASIRDSELVHHVATSIKQRYSEHIHRVLKPFESKIRPDHIIWVLMNVKNDYKLVLDFFDWWCQRKDPSVEVRCIVVHIAAAQKDARTARRLIHDFWTRPSVDVTVFFSQFLEKLIYTYKDWGSNPYVFDIFFQVLVELGILDCARKLFDKMLHYGLVLSVSSCNLFLSRLSHDIEGHKMMLKVFNEFSEVGVCWDNESHNIMIHSLCQIGKVKEAHNLLLQMELRGCMPEIVSYSTVINGYCATGQLEQVLKIIKEMQVKGLKPNAFTFNSIILLLSKTGKVLDAEKILREMTSQGVAPDNVVYTTLIDGFCKTGNISAAYRLFNEMQCFNITPDLVTYTVLISGLCQTGKIGEANTLLNDMLGRGLEPDEFIYTALIDGYCKAGEIRAAFSLHNKMVQMQLAPNIVTYTALVDGLCKLGELDTAHELLHEMCGKGLELNIYTYNSLVNGLCKAGDVEQAVKLMKDMEAAGIHPDTFTYTTLMDAYCKSGEMGEAHGLLRQMLLRGLQPTIVTFNVLMNGFCMSGMLEEGDKLLKWMLEKGIIPNATTYNSLLKQYCVRNNMRMTSEIYKGMLGQGVVPDANTFNILIRGHCKARNMKEAWFLHKEMIKKGFTPTVDTYHALIKGFLKRKKYSEAKEMFEEMRREGLLADKELYSIFADMNYELGNFDLALELCDEALEKCVSDKTDNRNT, from the coding sequence ATGAGGAGgtgttctatttttgttttttcgtACCATTGTCAACTCTTATCTTATCATCAATACTTGGGTTCTGTGATAAAACACACCTCATTCTCTTGCTTTTCAACTAATTGTGCGGTTGAAAAGCTTTCTTTCCTTCCTTTAACTGCTGCGAGACCCTTTCCAGATTATTCGCCTAAAAAAGCCTCCATTAGAGACTCTGAACTCGTGCATCACGTAGCAACTTCTATTAAGCAACGTTACTCTGAGCACATTCACCGTGTTTTAAAGCCCTTTGAATCAAAAATCAGACCTGACCACATCATTTGGGTTCTCATGAATGTGAAGAATGATTACAAACTAGTTCTGGATTTCTTTGACTGGTGGTGTCAACGGAAGGACCCGTCAGTTGAAGTCCGTTGTATTGTCGTGCATATTGCCGCTGCTCAAAAAGATGCAAGGACAGCACGTAGGCTTATCCATGATTTCTGGACAAGACCCAGTGTAGATGTGACAGTTTTCTTCTCTCAGTTTCTCGAAAAATTAATATACACTTATAAGGATTGGGGTTCTAATCCATatgtttttgatattttcttCCAAGTGCTTGTTGAGTTGGGAATTCTAGATTGTGCAAGAAAACTTTTTGATAAGATGTTGCACTATGGCTTGGTTTTATCTGTCTCTTCATGTAACTTATTTCTTTCTCGTCTCTCACATGATATTGAGGGGCACAAAATGATGCTTAAGGTATTTAATGAATTTTCGGAAGTGGGTGTTTGCTGGGATAATGAATCTCATAATATAATGATCCATTCTCTTTGTCAGATAGGAAAAGTTAAAGAAGCTCATAACTTACTCCTGCAAATGGAGCTGAGGGGCTGTATGCCTGAAATTGTAAGTTACAGCACCGTGATTAATGGATACTGTGCTACTGGACAGCTTGAACAAGTCTTGAAGATCATCAAAGAAATGCAAGTAAAAGGATTGAAGCCAAATGCTTTTACTTTTAACAGTATAATTCTTCTTTTGTCTAAGACTGGCAAAGTGCTTGACGCCGAGAAAATCCTGAGGGAGATGACTTCCCAGGGAGTCGCTCCAGATAATGTTGTTTACACAACTCTTATAGATGGCTTCTGCAAAACtgggaacataagtgctgcataCAGACTGTTCAATGAGATGCAGTGTTTTAACATTACTCCTGATTTGGTAACATATACTGTCCTTATTTCTGGTCTGTGTCAAACTGGAAAAATTGGTGAAGCAAATACGCTCTTAAATGATATGCTTGGCCGGGGATTAGAACCTGATGAATTCATTTATACTGCGCTTATTGATGGTTATTGCAAGGCAGGGGAGATAAGGGCAGCCTTTTCTCTTCACAACAAAATGGTTCAGATGCAGTTGGCGCCAAATATTGTGACTTACACTGCACTGGTAGATGGGCTCTGTAAACTAGGGGAACTTGATACAGCACACGAACTTCTCCATGAGATGTGTGGAAAGGGTCTTGAACTGAATATCTACACATACAACTCACTTGTTAATGGTCTTTGTAAAGCTGGAGATGTAGAGCAAGCAGTAAAGTTAATGAAAGATATGGAAGCTGCAGGGATCCACCCTGATACTTTTACTTATACTACTCTAATGGATGCATATTGCAAATCTGGAGAGATGGGCGAGGCTCATGGATTACTACGTCAAATGTTGCTCAGAGGACTTCAACCAACAATAGTTACATTCAATGTTCTGATGAATGGTTTTTGTATGTCAGGGATGCTAGAAGAGGGTGATAAACTGTTGAAGTGGATGTTGGAGAAGGGCATAATACCAAATGCTACCACCTACAATTCTCTTCTGAAGCAGTACTGCGTTCGAAATAATATGCGTATGACGTCAGAAATTTATAAGGGGATGCTGGGCCAAGGAGTTGTACCAGATGCCAATACCTTTAACATATTGATACGAGGACATTGCAAAGCTAGAAATATGAAAGAGGCTTGGTTTTTGCACAAGGAAATGATCAAGAAGGGATTTACTCCCACGGTAGATACTTATCATGCACTCATCAAAGGTTTTTTAAAGAGGAAAAAGTATTCTGAGGCCAAAGAAATGTTTGAAGAGATGAGAAGGGAAGGTTTGTTGGCAGATAAAGAACTTTACTCCATCTTTGCGGATATGAACTATGAATTAGGGAACTTTGATTTGGCGCTTGAGCTTTGTGATGAAGCATTAGAAAAGTGTGTCTCAGACAAGACTGATAACAGGAATACATGA